In the genome of Bremerella sp. P1, the window GTCGACCGACTTCTCTAGGGTAGGTCCCGGACGAAGCAGTCGCTACGACTTCGTCGAGGCAACTTCATCCTTCGGTTGTTCGAACAAGCTATAGATCTTGAGGGCTCCGTTGTTGCTCACGTATTCTTGCTGGTCGGTGTGCCGTCCGTTGCCCGTGCGGCCATGGGCCTCGTAACAGGCTGAGGCCAGGCGAAGCTTGTCGGGATGCAGATGTAGGCTGTAGCCGGTGGGCGCCTTGAGAATGTGGTACGGCGCTTCCGCGTCAGGCTTCCAGAACTCGATTGATGTAGAGCTGTGGAGCAATTGTCCTTGAGCGGCGATACTCCCATCTGGCAGGAAGCATAGTCCTTCCAACGGACCGTCCATCTTGGTCTGCGGACGCAACGTTTGCTTTAGCTCGCCGGTGGACAGGTCAAACAACAAGACTGCCGCTTTACCGACACAGAAAGTGTTGCCATTGGCATCCGTCATTCCACTACACGCGAGAAGTGTTCCATCGGGGGAGATGGCGAGTCGTTTGACTCCGCCGACATCTGCCAAGTAATTCTCTTTACGCTCGTGCAATACGCTTGCGTCGATCGTTCGTATCAGTTCACCGCTAGCGAGATCCCAATGGTGAATTTCACCAAGCACATCACCGCTGTAGAAAGACTTGCCATCAGGAGCCACTGTCAGGCTATAGACATGATGCTTATG includes:
- a CDS encoding WD40 repeat domain-containing protein; this encodes MAATSPDFDPTKIWESQSFEHDRILTVCAFSPCGKFVVAGAQHEDLQRWDLESGTRTPLTAHRSWVMALAFHPDRKRLISGDYHGVVHCWNYAETEPKPLWTIEDTRHGWVRDLAITPDGKHLLTTGNDKLVKLWSPDGGTAIREFTGHKHHVYSLTVAPDGKSFYSGDVLGEIHHWDLASGELIRTIDASVLHERKENYLADVGGVKRLAISPDGTLLACSGMTDANGNTFCVGKAAVLLFDLSTGELKQTLRPQTKMDGPLEGLCFLPDGSIAAQGQLLHSSTSIEFWKPDAEAPYHILKAPTGYSLHLHPDKLRLASACYEAHGRTGNGRHTDQQEYVSNNGALKIYSLFEQPKDEVASTKS